The window ctacttggccctcactgagatggtgcctagtatcagaagacacacaataacaagcgttgcttgcaattaagcccctcgaagtgaaaaacaagtatgtggccttgactgtattcccataacattctgaaactctttatgagaagcaagtttttgcacattctttcgctatcatcccaaacattccaatctttgtagctggttttgcactgaagcgaccaaccccccccctcttactcctttatttcatcccttctcctgttacagagaaaacctttttattacagCATACTATCCAATTCAGGCATTGTCAGGGAAGATCCattaaataatttgaataatgGCAGGGTGAAAGCTCATACGGCGGTCATAACGTTCCTTCCCTCCCTCAGTTAGCGGAGACACTTTCAATACATCTGCTACTGTCATGTTTTACAGCATCCAGAAAAGTTTGGACAACAGAAGTCCCATGTGCTATAGCACATATGGACACCATCCATGTTGAGGCTCCCAAAATGTCAAAAGGTGTGGTGACATTTTTGGTAACTAAGAAGAtgctggggtggcacggtggcacagtgggtagcgctgctgcctcacagttgggagacctggggacctgggtttgcttcccgggtcctccccgcgtggagtttgcatgttctccccgtgtttgcgtgggtttcctccgggcgctccagtttcctcccacagtccaaagacatgtaggttaggtggattggtgattctaaattggtcctagtatgtgcttggtgtgtgggtgtgtttgtgtgtgtcctgcggtgggttggtaccctgcctgggattggttcctgccttgtgccctgtgtttgctgggattggctccagcagacccctgtgaccctgtgttcggattcagcgggttggaaaatggatggacggatggaagatGATGCTGTTTTTGGACAATAAATAAACCAGTGTCCAGCTAGGAGATCAGGAAatctttgcaaaacaaagatgtttCTCAATGTTTCTAATTGTAGAGCCCAAAAAATGGTCTCAcagaataatactgtatataaaaataataaaaacataggcAAGCAATGCATTATAATCAAAgtgataaaatccatccatccattttccaacccgctgaatgaataagcaaaaacaaaaaatatgtgatagatagatagatagatagatagatagatagatagatctttttacatacatacatacatgcatacatacattcatacatacatacgtatatatatatatatatatttatggataCATAAAACAACCAACATATAAACAGCCCAGAAAACAATCCTCTTCCTTCACAATTCTCCTATCAAGTCTCAtctacctcctcccgactctgactgcTTGGTCATGGCTTCTTGTTTCTCTGAGACaacagcagggccggatttatatgaaaagaggccctaggctattccacttatgaggccctttcaccttccatttttaagtttgtaaattacatgagagataataaaattttgctaacaatttgaatgtaggcccctcttgatcttgaggccctaggctgaagcctagttagcctataggaaaatccggccctggccaaCAGTACTTCTGAGGCTTCAGGGGTCTCACAAAGTAGGGACCATATTTCACTGTGGCACCCCCAGAACACAGCAGGGCTGTATTCTGGCTTACCTGCCGGGTAAGGATTCTTACTCCCATCCAGCCAGAGAGCCTGTCCTTCTGCTTTCTTTTATCATGGCATCCCAGTAAGGAATCAACCCCTGGGATGCCCATCTATCTGTTGTGGCACTAACAATACATATGTGATGCCACCAGCAACTAGTCAACCTTCTTTGGCTCTCATCCATGCCTCCTCAGCCAGTCATCACTGGGATGCTCAGAGTCATCTCCCTCATCCTACTGCCATCTGTAAGACGACCATGGAAGCACACGATCATTTCTGCTACTATTAATAGTCAACTGGAGTGACCCACCCCAGAGTATTGTTCCCATCACTCACCTCAGGACCTCGTGACTGCCTTTTCTCCTCCCCGCCATTCTGGCTCAATCACCAAATTCTTCCATTTCTTCTCCCCTGAGTTTTCAATCTTCCCCTTCATCTCACTCTCAGAACTCTTTTATACTCAGTGAGTGTAGGTGTGCCAAACAGTCTGTGGAGCCTCAATGAGTAACATCTGCACTAACTGCATTTGTGCACATTACACACCATTGGCCTATTCCTTCATCAAGTTCTCCGCAGCTGTATAACCTTCCTCCCACACACCTATACTCAAATGGTCTGAACTGCTTCACTGTTTTTAAAACCACACATCATGATGGACTCCTAACAAAGTCTGAAAAGTGTAATGTCATTTAAGAATGAGTGTTCCTTACAGGCATAAACCAAAACATTTTAGTATAACGACCTCAGAGAGACAAAGAATTTCCCACTAAAGtttttatatgaaatatgtgTATAAATCTAACGGCCCATCACTAAAACTTTGATCCCTGCTAGCTAGTGTGAACATTTATGATGTCACttacagaaagaaacaaaatcatatGAACTTTACTTTACATATGAGTTTGATGCATGAAGAAGTAAACTGAATCAAACTCTAGACAAGCAGCACAAAGGGAGAAGCCATCAGTGCCAAAAAGGTACATGTTCTACCATAAAACAGTACCATCAAAAAGATCTACcttataaaaatttataagatatGAGGTGACATGTAGGGGAGCACAGCCATAATATGCTCTCACCACTGGACAGAAGCTATGAGCATGGTGGTCCAAAACATAATGCAAATGATGGTTTCCAAATGAAGCGTACAATTGCCACTGTGTAATGCTAAATAAATCCACTAAAGTCTAATTTAGCACTCTAGGAAGGGCTTTGGGGTCCGCTGCAGCCATACCTTGTGCCCTTAACATTGGATTAAATGATtgagttcagtaaatcaggatcGATGTAAGGATAGTTTAATAACATGATGGAGCATTATTAAGTTCTTCTATAACTTAGTTCCAGAGCCATTGATTTGCTGAAAGTACAAGTCTTCACTATATGATTAGGTAAGTAAGCACTTTattaattacatatataatagatatttgcGAGTCCATGTAGAGAAAGACATCAGTACAAAGGAACAGGCCTTACTTACATAGGGAGTATGCTGACTAAGTTACTATCCTTGCtaatttctttgtctttctggaagtttctagTGAACAACCCACCAAGAAAGAACAAAGAGATACAAAACTTAAGGCATTCAAGGAGTTTGGATTATATACATGCAAAGGGATGAGAAAGTGTCCAGGTTCAAACTTCCTCCAATCCGAGGATCATCCGGTTCAGTCCCAGTTAGAGGAGCCTCCTAGGTACTGGCTAGCAGGCATAATGACTGCATTAACCCTTTAATATTTCTGCAGCCTTCCATTCTTCTTCCACAGGTTCAGTCTCTGAGATTGCATGAATTTTGTCTGTGTACACTTTTCCTCCGaccatcccaaagacatgcagaaaaGTATACAGTAATTGGTAACCATGAAATTCCATGGTGTGATGGACAAGCATCGCATCAATTCCTGTCTGGTAACTGATGCTGTCAGGATTAGGTCCAACCTTTGCTGCTTTTTAGTGGAATAAGTAGGTTTGTAAAATTGATTCATGATTTAATAACCAGTGATTTAGTAATCAGGAGAGTTTATAAAAGTTACTAGAGCAAGATATACAATGGCCAAGAGCTTCCAGCAGTGGCAGGAGCTTGTCTATTTAGTAGAAATCCTTATGGTGCATGGCATGGACTGGTAATCTGGACATGATGTCTATGTCTCCAGAGTAAGTACATGAAGCAACTTTCATAAAGCCATTGTTAGCCATCTGCTACACTAGCAGAACTTCACCTTATGTGTGACATTCGGTTTGGGACATCTTGGAGCAGAGTGTGCAACGGTACTACAAAATCAGAACATTCAAGTCATGTACATATGAATTATATAAAAACAAGGCTAATGTACCTCTGTGCATGGTGCCATATTTAGACTATGTGCTTCTGAACTATTACAGGATTTGTCCACAAGTGTCTTTGCAGGAGGTAAATGCCAGATAGGGCTTTACAAACAAATAAATCGACCTTCATAGAATATTTCTGTGGTAAATAAGTAATGTACACATCttgttattctgtattatttattttagccaGAGGTTTAAACAGTGAAGCTGCTTTGAGATTACCTTGAACCATTTATAATGTAAAATGGTCTCTGCTGacatatttaaaaacactttCTCATATTTATTGTTCATCTGGTAAGCAGTACTTAGGATGCAGTTCCTGCAAATGAAAAATCAATTCAATGTTGACTGACTCTGACACTATCATTTTAGTCATTTTCCTTGCTCATTGTGAAGTGCTTTTCATGCAAATAGCAATGCGGTTACTTCAGTTACTTCAGTTAATAGTCCAGCAATTTTCTAACCATCATGGCAGCCTGTGTCATAAGAAATGGCATCCTGTTTCTAGAGAAAATTGACCCAGGCACGACCCAGTTCCTAATGGGACATCAGTTCATCACAAAATCTCAGAAAGCAAAAGGAACAGACACACTGAAACTGTAGTACATAATCGACCTGGCAACATGGCTTCAAACGTGGAGAACATTCAGTACCATAATTAGACTTTGCACCAATACTTGAACATCAAGCAGTTTTGCATAGCTGAATGTTCaagagcatttgttttttttcttcttcatgtaaattaaaatggcaaataaacataagcaaattatttttcatttcaaaagtgtaggttaaatattcattttacttaCATAAAATCACACTCTAAAATCTGATTAACATAATTCAGCAATGCAAAGGGCTCAAACAAACAAACCACACAGACAATCACCAAGCACTGAATTCAGTCTCTCAGTTTACAAAGTAACagaccactgtgtcaccatgtcaCCCAGCTACCTAGAAGAATCTTTAAAGGTTTATACTGAGCTTGTCTGCTCTGatgaaattatctatctatctatctatctatctatctatctatctatctatctatctatctatctatctatctatctatctatctatctatctatctatctatctatctatctatctagcatgtagtgcctttcatatctatctatctatctatctatctatctatctatctatctatctatctatctatctagcatgtagtgcctttcatatctatctatctatctatctatctatctatctatctatctatctatctatctatctatctatctatctatctatctagcatgtagtgcctttcatatatctatctatctatctatctatctatctatctatctatctatctatctatctatctatctatctatctatctatctagcatgtagtgcctttcatatctatctatctatctatctatctatctatctatctatctatctatctatctatctatctatctatctatctatctatctatacttcaaaatgtccactttgatTAATGCACATTTACATTGCTCTTAAGTAGGAATGCTTTAATTGAGAGGTACTctgctttgttatttttatgatcactcatttcttttcattgtctctatctctctatatttatatatcattaataaaattaataaaaagtccttaataaaatcacaagtgtctgtgtgttgtgTATCTGTATCTCCATCCAGttgatatgtctctgtcattctagcCAATGATGgatcacaagcatttgtaataataaaatgcattgcatgtatcattacaacagatggtgcattacaaacattaacattgattCTGTGAATCCCAAACCAGGTGTCAAATAGCAGAGACtcatgtgttgcatttgtcaatTCAAAGATATATAcattattactagaaatgtttgtgatgcaccatctgttggaatgacaaatgaagtgCATTTTTTACTACatcaattacaaaatacatttcaatagatggtgcactgcaaatggtaACACTGAGGTGTAGGTTGATtatgatttcaacccatcttagatggctAACACATCTAGTTCATATATTAAAACTATACACTGTTTCCATTTGGATTTGTTTGTTCACACAAAAACAGCTGAActgaaattttgcatgtacagtactgtactgtgctACATGTTGCATCAGGAAGAGGGGTTATACTGTTAAGGGGCAACACAAAAAACAGTGCCAAtagggactacagttcccatcagGCACTGCCACTGCAAATCGTCATCAGCATGCACAAAGTTTTgcagcagccaatcagaagacacatACAATATCACCTTCTCATTGTTTTGTAGGATTACAGTTTTTGTCCATAAACACATCTGTTTGTCTCAGCATGAGTTCATTTTAGCtttgttgaatttccaaaagaaggTTTCCCCTATATATTTATgccagtaaatatatatatatatatatatatatagagagagagagagagagagagagagagagagagagagagagagagacagcagcaCAGTGCTGGATATCacatcactgctgcctcacagattcaaAATCCTAGGCTTGAATTCCATGCCCAGtcattttctgtgtggagttagTATATTCTTCATGTGTCGTCTgggtgggtttttctccaggtactccagtttccctgCCACAACAGCCAAGTGATTCCAGAATTGTcctagtgtgagtgtgtgagtaagGGGACCCATAGACTGCCACCttgcccagggttgtttcctaCTTTACACCCatgtgctgccagaataggctccagcatccaCCAACCCTTAGTTGGAATAAGAAAGGTACGTGTGATTTCAATACAAAGAGGCCCTGTCTTCTGACTTGTGTTCTCCTGACCTACCTAATTTTTGTCTTAGTGTCCAGACACTTTTTCAATACAGTAAGTaaagatttatttcacaaaaataaatagagtTTGCTATATTATCATTAATGCAATATATGAGTTAAATAGATTTTTCGTCTTATGTGAAAGCTCGTTTTttacagcacatacagtacatagaacaTACGAGATGGAGATACTGATAGGGTGAACTGCGCTGCAGCCGTAGCGGCTGCGGTCCTCTTCAGTAGCATCTCAGCAGGAAGGTGTTACAGGCGGCGCCTCGGAGACAGTCGCACAGTTTACCGATGCGCGGTCCGTGCTTCATGGCGCACCTCTCCCCCACGTCACACTGTGTGCAAGAAAGAAGCACATATATTAGGGAAAAAGAAGCACGTGTTGTGTAAGGACAAATATTCGTTTGGttttacaaagttttgaaatttttcCAAAAATCTAAAGCAGATCCCGCATGTATTATTAAgcataaaaataatttgcataaagcgtaataaaacattaatttagttATCAGTGTATTGTGTATATTAAcaattacataataaataatgtatGTGTAATTAGTCTGATTCCAATGCGTTATGTTTATGCAACGTAATCCAAATTCATTCGTAAATACTAAAGTTAATTTTTGCTGGTACCCAATTCAATCAATACTCACCCTGGGAATCTGACTGGCCTTCTTGTCCACGGCTATTGCGTTGTCTTGATTGTTCTCCAGAAGACCTTCCAATACCTCCGCCTAAATAAACAAagccagaaaaaaaagaacactcgTCAGCGATTTAACAGTTCAAACTGTGGTTTCTGGGTACTTAAAATTTTGACATCTTCATTTCAAGTACTgggtatttaaatattttatcaccATTGAAAACTATAATTTTGTAGATGTTTCCGACTCTCTGGCTCCTGAGGATTAAAGCGGTGATAGAAGAAACTAATCAAGGGCGCTTTTGACACTCATTTCGATTTAGGTGTGGTGGTTCAGGTCCATCCCATCTCGGtgttattaatctttttttttttcttttaattgatgTACAAGCACTGACAGAACGATTGCTTTCGCACACTATTGCGAACCGGAGACCAAGCGCTGTCCAGCGCCTTATACGTATGACACGTCCAACATTTGAACACGTTCACTTGATTTTTCACAGCAAAATCATCAGCTTGAAAATAACACCTAAAACTGTGAAATTTGCATACACTCACACAAATATAGTTATTAAAAAAACGTTTAAAACTGGCAGTTTTTCTGCGTCCGTAATAATTAACCCTATAGTGAAAATAGGACGCTTACGTTTAACTTGTTACAACTACGACACTGAAGTTAACCTTCTGTGTGAAAATGTCCCATTACATTTTAGACACGTAATACTTTATTTAGCTGTACAGAACTCCTTCAACGGAGTAATTGTGAAGTAGTTTAAtgcatttgtacaaaataaacGTTCTGAAGAGCCTAACGGCGTTATGCATTTTCGTTCTTGGAACAAAAGTGTTGTTTAAGTGACAAGTTACAATTAAGCAATCAATGTTTCATATCAAAGTATTAATTCTAAGTTGGGCAAACTCTAAAGACGCATGAAATGAGTGTATTGTATGAGGACGCTCAGCCATAGACTTGTGCCCAGATGAATACTGAATACTGAATTATGAATACATAATTAAAGTTGGTTAAGATTGCGTTTGAATTCGTTTCAATCATTACAGTTATTGTTATGCTTATATctcataataattaaaaaaaaaaacatcatgacACCTTCAAGTAACTCCAAGATTCACAACAGATTGCAACACAGTTTAAAGTTTGTAACGTGAAAGACCTATACTTACCAGCTCTCTGGCAACGTATTCACGATGTGGATAGTGTTCTTCTAGAGAAGATGCGCCGTCTTCTAACACCATTTGTCCCTGACAAAAAATGACCAGAACAGACAAGAATACCCCCAACCAAAGTGCCGCCTTGGATTTAAAGCCGACGAATTCCATTGCAGTTTAGAAGCCAGTCTCTACTCCCAATGTCCTTTCGTTCGTGTCAGCTGCTGTCCTTGGTGCTGAACTTCGGGCGCGCTATGtttcctatctctctctctctctctctctctctctctctctctcgctgtacagtatattgtctctttttatatttgttcttCAGAAGCTTACAGTTATAACGTGTCTCTCGGCTACTCCTGTTGCAATTGCTTGCAGTGCTAAGGAAGTTCATCTATTTGTACTGCCAAGCGGCCACCTCCTTCACGCCGCCTGAAACGTCATTACAAGTGTTATCTCCAGAGACCCCCCCCACCTGTGTTTTAGTGAATATACTCTGTTAATCAATACCCTTAAATTCATTTTACTCAAAGCAAGTGACCAGTGGAATGAGTCTGCTATAGCATTTGGAAAGTCTGCAGTAAAAATTAATAAGCAGATAAAGCTGTTGTGTCTactattcttttttaaaaagtaactaatgattcaatgtacagtatatgtaaaaattgaaaatgtgCCATTTCTCTGCTCAatagtttttatttcaaatgtaaatatatatttaaattagcaactcaaaactcatctgttcaggaaggcttttagctctacttgactttattacccttctctcagtttacttctctatcaagatgctaatgtaacctgtgtgtgtgtgctagaccatcaattatgttgtctgttttttttcagaattcactgtcttaatcttctttatttatttgtctggtttgtacaatgctatatactgtataccctgccgttctttattatattctgtaagtgccttgagcatgggaaaggcgctatataaataaaatgtattattattattattattagtgttatgCACCTTAATGTTTTCCTGACACATCACTGTGGTAAATTATTGTACCTAAACGATTTATGAACCCACTCAACTACAGTAGTGTGACAAGCTGCAGGCTACCCCTGAAGCATCAGGAACAAAGTAGGAATCAGCACTGCACAGGGCTTTAGTCCATTTCTTTGAATACTTAACAGTATTTGAATAATACCTAGAGGTGTTTAGTTGATTGTAATATTTTCCAGGTTCTGTAAAACTTTACATGCTTTTCATCCCTACTTTCAAAAGTACTTTAATTCATACAATGTATTTGCTTTACTCCTAGAGAATCCAATTACTTTAAATTTGAAGAACTCAGTGTAACAGAAGAAATTATTTATGTGGCTGGGCCCAGTAATGGATCTAGAAACCACCACAGGGAAAACTTTTAATTCAGTGGCTGTCTCAGTGCAAGGAACTTTAGAGTCACAGTGAAGGATTCATGGACGACCGGGGAACAGCACTGAACAATGGCACTGAATTAAACTGGGCAGGAGATTCGTAAGCTTAATTACTCTGCTCCAGGGATGGAGGAAGATCATTTTGGCTTTGAGTGTAATGCATATGTGCATgtctctgtgtgtgcgtgtgtgtgtgtgtgtgtgtgtgcgtgtgtgtgtgtgtgcgtgtgtgtgtgtgtgcgtgtgtgtttctGGTAGCTGAGGGAATTTGTTCCCCTTAACACATTGAAAACACAAAATTGGCAAGTCAGATCTCTCTACAAATGATTCCCTCATGACAATTTCTGTTAAAAAAGTAGGAGTGCAAAATGACAACACATCATTAATGTAAGAGAAACCTAGCATTTTATTACATAACTTTTGCCCCTTTGCTCAGTATATTGATTTAACAATGCAGGTACAACACCTGACATCTAGCTGACATCTGAAAATGCCATACACTTTTTGGATGAGTCTTCCCTACAGTTCTTTTCCAGTAAGCATTTCTTTAGGAAAAGGTTGTGTCTGTTCTTCACAAGATTTGAGAAAAGCAATAGTCAAGAAGGATTCCAGCCTGCCTAACTGTTTAAACAGAATGGCCAAGAATTGACTGTGATGTGTTTCTAGTGGGCATAAAAAGAAAGTGATGCTAAAAAGaaccatttttataatttaatgtatttcataatCCATATTTACTCCTAACATGCAAATTTTGTTAAGTCGTATAAAACTGCTGTATACTACCCGTAGATAACATGTGCACATTGACgtgtttattttcaatatttcaaGATTTAAGTGACAGAAAATACAATGTAATTTTGTACTATGCAAACAATGTATGAGACAAAGAGGACTGTTGCTGCTCTGAAAGAGGGTCAGATTCTCAGGTCTATGAGAAGGGTTTTGATGTTGATTAGATTTCTGTGGGGACAGCAGagcaaattaattatattaaataattttttttttacaagaaaagTATAAGACAATTTCCCAGGGGATTAACACAATCTATATGGCTATAATGAGCCTCAAAAGGTGTGAAATATCCTAAAAACAAGTTTATACCCAAGCAACAGATAAACAGGAAAAGCATGATAGCACATTTGAGATCTTATACTGTATTCAAATTAAAAAcgtattgtttattttaattcttaaaaaTTCTAATTGCATAGACAGAGCACTTTAGAGCTGGGCCGCATGGTGTTGGAAGAAGCTGTACTCACCAGGATTTGAAATGTCCACATAGAATTCATCACAGTCTACAAAAGAACTCGAGATCCAAGTGCGGTGAGGAGTGTTTGTGTGAATTACACCAATGCATGTTAAATGCAGGGAGGAAACATTGGGTTAATGTAAGGTAAATATTCTGCATACAGAAAACAATTCAATAATTGGATTCTTAATAATATTGGTGGCAGCCGGATGATCTTGACCAGATAGCCTAAGGACTTCCATTCTTTTCCTTTCACTacttttctctcatttttatACACTTAATTTCCTCAAAGGAGCTGAGGAGTGCTTGTCCTACAACTCTGAGCCTTTTAAGTTTTTGTAGGGAGAAGACTATTCTTTTTACATGTAATCATAGAAGCCCTTGATTTCAGTATACTGAATCATAGGTTTTTAGCCTGCATCAATCATATTTTGTCATCTAAATTAATATTATATCAGAATATAGACAGTAAAATTGTGGTTACATGGTTGGCTACTGCCAATATTGTTCATATTACTGATGAAGCTGTTAGCCGGATCTCTGAAAAGCTATTGTGTTATTAAAGGTTTCTAGGGAGCAATGGGAAAGTGATAAATGGTGCTCCACATCTCAAGTCCTTTGTTTCCTTCTGTCGGGAAAATTGCAGAGAAATGGCAGTAGACAGCTATCTAAAATTAATGTCATGGTGAAATAAAAATCCTTAAGGCAAACTAAAGGGAAAGAACGGTGAATAATAATTGTTATCAAAGTTTATAAAATTCAAGGAGAGTTTCTAAATAATGACTGGAAAACTGTCATTAATATCATTCATCAGGTGATAAGTATATTATTTTGCCATCTCAGTTTTAGTAGCAGTTTTGAAAGTGTCCCAGATAATGGGGTTAGGAACATGGCCTCTAACTTGCTCTTATGTTGCCAAGCCCAGAAAATGTTGGCAAAGCTACTGAGGCatgtctctcttccaaaaaggCTTGTAGaaagtgttaatttatttttaaatataaatatatatacatccatccattatccaacccgctgaatccgaacacagggtcacgggggtctgctggagccaatcccagccaacacagggcacaaggcaggaaccaatcccgggcagggtgccaacccaccgcaggacacacacaaacacacccacacaccaagcgccaatttagaatcgccaatccacctaacctgcatgtctttggactgtgggaggaaaccggagcgcccggaggaaacccacgcagacacggggagaacatgcaaactccacgcagggaggacccaggaagtgaacccaggtccccaggtgtcccaactgcgaggcagcagcgctacccactgcgccaccgtgccgccaatatatatacaatataacatatatatagcatttttgttAGATATAATATTTGTAGAGAGTCAAAGATAACAGTACACAGATTTTTTCTATGTGGCAATGCAGCAGTGGTTTATGTGAACAAGTAAAGTGGGTCTTGATTTTACTCAAACTATGTCTTTTATTCTATATACAAGCCAAATGATTAAACATTTCTGGTTGATGCCCCATTGTATCAGTTTGACAGTAAACTAACTGACAATGAATCTATCATGATGGAGGGAAGAATTCTAGTATGAAGTATTCTCTTTACTGATGATTGTGTAAATCTGACAAAAGCTAATAAGCACAGCCCATTCCTTCTGGAGTTCCAAAGCTAATAGAATATGATCCATATGATCCAAAAGAGTTTGCATAGATATGCTTAATTAGGGTCATGAGCTGTTGATTCTTGCTCACCTGGGTGTCACGGGAGCACAGGAGAATATTAAAAGGCATTTTTGACTGCCTGCAGTGACTCAAGACATTGAGTACTATCTGAAATCATGTATTTGGTGCAATAGGTCCATGACAATATGTTTTTAGTCCCATCAGCCTGTCCTGTCCTTTTG of the Erpetoichthys calabaricus chromosome 2, fErpCal1.3, whole genome shotgun sequence genome contains:
- the cart4 gene encoding cocaine- and amphetamine-regulated transcript 4, which translates into the protein MEFVGFKSKAALWLGVFLSVLVIFCQGQMVLEDGASSLEEHYPHREYVARELAEVLEGLLENNQDNAIAVDKKASQIPRCDVGERCAMKHGPRIGKLCDCLRGAACNTFLLRCY